From the Megalops cyprinoides isolate fMegCyp1 chromosome 21, fMegCyp1.pri, whole genome shotgun sequence genome, one window contains:
- the yrk gene encoding tyrosine-protein kinase Fgr isoform X1 yields MGCAHCKQKKAKAAESSTPAACNTMGASELSATPRYVPEPTQPSSGGLIPDFNNYPSTTGSMGFSSSTAQPRVTGGGVTLFIALYDYDARTEDDLSFQKGEKFHIINNTEGDWWEARSLDTGSTGYIPSNYVAPVDSIQAEEWYFGKMGRKDAERQLLAQGNPRGTFLIRESETTKGAYSLSIRDWDDNKGDHVKHYKIRKLDNGGYYITTRTQFDTVQQLVEHYTERAAGLCCRLIGSCRRGMPKLADLSVKTKDVWEIPRESLQLIKKLGNGQFGEVWMGMWNGTTKVAVKTLKPGTMSPEAFLEEAQIMKRLRHDKLVQLYAVVSEEPIYIITEFMSQGSLLDFLKDGEGRNLKLPQLVDMAAQIAAGMAYIERMNYIHRDLRAANILVGDNLVCKIADFGLARLIEDNEYTARQGAKFPIKWTAPEAALFGKFTIKSDVWSFGILLTELITKGRVPYPGMNNREVLEQVERGYRMPCPVGCPASLHDLMLQCWRKEADERHTFEYLQSFLEDYFTATEPQYQPGDNL; encoded by the exons ATGGGCTGTGCTCACTGCAAGCAGAAGAAGGCCAAAGCGGCTGAGAGCTCGACACCTGCGGCATGCAACACGATGGGTGCATCAGAGCTCTCTGCCACGCCCCGATACGTGCCAGAGCCCACCCAGCCGTCATCCGGCGGCCTCATCCCTGACTTCAACAACTACCCCAGCACCACAGGCTCCATGGGCTTCTCCTCCAGCACTGCCCAGCCAAGAGTCACAG gcGGAGGGGTAACACTCTTCATTGCCCTGTATGACTATGATGCTCGCACTGAGGATGACCTCTCCTTCCAGAAGGGCGAGAAATTCCACATAATCAACAACAC GGAAGGGGACTGGTGGGAAGCTCGCTCCCTGGACACCGGGAGCACCGGCTACATCCCTAGCAACTACGTGGCTCCGGTAGACTCCATACAGGCAGAGGA GTGGTATTTTGGGAAGATGGGGCGCAAGGATGCGGAGCGGCAGCTGCTGGCGCAGGGGAACCCGCGTGGGACATTCCTCATCCGCGAGAGCGAAACCACCAAGG GGGcatactctctctctatccGGGATTGGGATGACAACAAAGGGGATCATGTCAAGCACTATAAGATACGCAAACTGGACAATGGTGGCTATTATATCACCACCCGCACACAGTTTGACACCGTGCAACAGCTGGTTGAGCACTATACAG AGCGTGCCGCAGGCTTGTGCTGTCGATTGATTGGCAGCTGTCGCCGGGGAATGCCCAAGCTGGCGGACCTGTCAGTCAAGACCAAGGACGTGTGGGAGATCCCGCGCGAGTCTCTGCAGCTCATTAAGAAGCTGGGGAACGGGCAGTTTGGGGAAGTCTGGATGG GTATGTGGAACGGCACCACCAAAGTGGCGGTGAAGACGCTGAAGCCGGGCACAATGTCTCCGGAGGCCTTCCTGGAGGAAGCCCAGATCATGAAGCGCCTCCGCCACGACAAGCTGGTACAGCTGTACGCTGTGGTGTCAGAGGAGCCCATCTACATCATCACTGAGTTCATGAGCCAAG GAAGCTTGCTGGACTTCCTGAAGGATGGAGAGGGCAGGAATCTGAAGCTGCCACAGCTGGTGGATATGGCTGCACAG atTGCAGCCGGAATGGCCTACATAGAGAGGATGAACTACATCCACCGAGACCTGCGAGCCGCCAACATCCTGGTGGGGGACAACCTGGTGTGCAAGATCGCCGACTTCGGCCTGGCGCGTCTCATCGAGGATAACGAGTACACAGCCCGGCAAG GGGCCAAGTTCCCCATCAAGTGGACAGCCCCTGAGGCGGCGCTCTTCGGAAAATTCACCATCAAGTCTGATGTCTGGTCCTTTGGCATCCTTCTGACAGAGCTCATCACCAAGGGCCGCGTGCCTTAcccag ggaTGAATAACCGGGAGGtgctggagcaggtggagcGGGGGTACCGCATGCCGTGCCCGGTGGGGTGCCCGGCCTCCCTCCATGACCTGATGCTGCAGTGCTGGCGGAAGGAGGCGGACGAGCGCCACACCTTCGAGTATCTGCAGAGCTTCCTGGAGGACTACTTCACCGCCACTGAGCCGCAGTACCAGCCCGGAGACAAcctgtga
- the yrk gene encoding tyrosine-protein kinase Fgr isoform X2: MGCAHCKQKKAKAAESSTPAACNTMGASELSATPRYVPEPTQPSSGGLIPDFNNYPSTTGSMGFSSSTAQPRVTGGGVTLFIALYDYDARTEDDLSFQKGEKFHIINNTEGDWWEARSLDTGSTGYIPSNYVAPVDSIQAEEWYFGKMGRKDAERQLLAQGNPRGTFLIRESETTKGAYSLSIRDWDDNKGDHVKHYKIRKLDNGGYYITTRTQFDTVQQLVEHYTGTNDGLCYFLTKACPNSTPQTMGLGRDAWEISRDTLQLNRKLGQGCFGDVWMGMWNGTTKVAVKTLKPGTMSPEAFLEEAQIMKRLRHDKLVQLYAVVSEEPIYIITEFMSQGSLLDFLKDGEGRNLKLPQLVDMAAQIAAGMAYIERMNYIHRDLRAANILVGDNLVCKIADFGLARLIEDNEYTARQGAKFPIKWTAPEAALFGKFTIKSDVWSFGILLTELITKGRVPYPGMNNREVLEQVERGYRMPCPVGCPASLHDLMLQCWRKEADERHTFEYLQSFLEDYFTATEPQYQPGDNL, encoded by the exons ATGGGCTGTGCTCACTGCAAGCAGAAGAAGGCCAAAGCGGCTGAGAGCTCGACACCTGCGGCATGCAACACGATGGGTGCATCAGAGCTCTCTGCCACGCCCCGATACGTGCCAGAGCCCACCCAGCCGTCATCCGGCGGCCTCATCCCTGACTTCAACAACTACCCCAGCACCACAGGCTCCATGGGCTTCTCCTCCAGCACTGCCCAGCCAAGAGTCACAG gcGGAGGGGTAACACTCTTCATTGCCCTGTATGACTATGATGCTCGCACTGAGGATGACCTCTCCTTCCAGAAGGGCGAGAAATTCCACATAATCAACAACAC GGAAGGGGACTGGTGGGAAGCTCGCTCCCTGGACACCGGGAGCACCGGCTACATCCCTAGCAACTACGTGGCTCCGGTAGACTCCATACAGGCAGAGGA GTGGTATTTTGGGAAGATGGGGCGCAAGGATGCGGAGCGGCAGCTGCTGGCGCAGGGGAACCCGCGTGGGACATTCCTCATCCGCGAGAGCGAAACCACCAAGG GGGcatactctctctctatccGGGATTGGGATGACAACAAAGGGGATCATGTCAAGCACTATAAGATACGCAAACTGGACAATGGTGGCTATTATATCACCACCCGCACACAGTTTGACACCGTGCAACAGCTGGTTGAGCACTATACAG gcaCTAACGACGGCCTGTGCTACTTCCTGACCAAGGCCTGCCCCAACTCCACGCCCCAGACGATGGGGCTGGGGCGGGATGCCTGGGAGATCTCCCGTGACACCCTGCAGCTCAACCGCAAGCTGGGACAAGGCTGCTTCGGGGACGTCTGGATGG GTATGTGGAACGGCACCACCAAAGTGGCGGTGAAGACGCTGAAGCCGGGCACAATGTCTCCGGAGGCCTTCCTGGAGGAAGCCCAGATCATGAAGCGCCTCCGCCACGACAAGCTGGTACAGCTGTACGCTGTGGTGTCAGAGGAGCCCATCTACATCATCACTGAGTTCATGAGCCAAG GAAGCTTGCTGGACTTCCTGAAGGATGGAGAGGGCAGGAATCTGAAGCTGCCACAGCTGGTGGATATGGCTGCACAG atTGCAGCCGGAATGGCCTACATAGAGAGGATGAACTACATCCACCGAGACCTGCGAGCCGCCAACATCCTGGTGGGGGACAACCTGGTGTGCAAGATCGCCGACTTCGGCCTGGCGCGTCTCATCGAGGATAACGAGTACACAGCCCGGCAAG GGGCCAAGTTCCCCATCAAGTGGACAGCCCCTGAGGCGGCGCTCTTCGGAAAATTCACCATCAAGTCTGATGTCTGGTCCTTTGGCATCCTTCTGACAGAGCTCATCACCAAGGGCCGCGTGCCTTAcccag ggaTGAATAACCGGGAGGtgctggagcaggtggagcGGGGGTACCGCATGCCGTGCCCGGTGGGGTGCCCGGCCTCCCTCCATGACCTGATGCTGCAGTGCTGGCGGAAGGAGGCGGACGAGCGCCACACCTTCGAGTATCTGCAGAGCTTCCTGGAGGACTACTTCACCGCCACTGAGCCGCAGTACCAGCCCGGAGACAAcctgtga